In the genome of Salana multivorans, the window AACCAGTCGAGGTCGTCCTCGCGGGCGCGCAGGTCGTCGAGGACGGCGCTCATCTCGGCCGCCTCCTCCTTGAACGCCTCGGGGAAGGACGCGGTGTCGGCGAGCCGCGGCCCGCCCGGGGCGACCAGGAGGGAGCCGGCCCCGCCGATGACGCCGAGGCGGACGCCCGCGTCACCGGCCAGGCCGGCGAGGGTGGCGAGGACGGGGCGCACCCGTCCCACCAGCTCCCCGCGCGGGGCGAGGGCGGAGATGACGACCTCCGCGTCGGCGACGGCCGAGGCGAGGACGGCGTCGTCGAGCACGCTGCCGGTCACGTACCGGACGCCCGCCACCTGGTCGGCGGGCAGGGCGCGGCTGATGGACGTGACGTCGTGTCCCCGCGCGGCGGCGGCCCGGACGATGTGACCCCCGGCGTAGCCGGTTCCCCCGAGGACGGTGATGCGAGACATGAGTATCCCTTCGATAGTGGATTACGACTGGGTAGTTAGTTACTGTAGGTGACTCAAGGAGACTCGGGAAGAGGGCACCGCCAGGTGCCCTGCCGACCGACTGGTGACTCGGTGGAGGAGGCGTCGTGACGCAGCCCGTGTGGGACCCGCTCGTCCGGGACTGTCCGTCGAGACGGCTGCTCGACCGGATCGGCGACCGATGGACGGTGCTCGTCGTCGGCGTCCTGGCCGACGGCCGGCTCCGGTTCTCCGAGATCCAGCACGCCGTCGACGGGGTGTCGCAGAAGATGCTGACGCAGACGCTCCGGGCGCTCGAGCGCGACGGGCTCGTCGCGCGGACGGTGTTCCCCCAGGTGCCGCCGCGGGTGGAGTACGAGCTCACCGACGTCGGGCGCAGCCTCCTCGGGCCGCTGCGGGCGCTCACCGACTGGGCGACTGAGCACATGTCCGGCGTCCTCGACGCGCGCGGCAGCTACGACGAGGCCCAGGCTCGGGACGAGCTCGCGGCGCACTGACGTCGCGCGCCGACGTCCCGCCGGCGCCCGGCCGGGCGTCAGACGAGCGAGCCGAGCCAGAGCCCGAGCCCGGCCAGCGCCGTCGTGACGACGAGCGTCCCGAGCCCGGTCAGGACGGCGGCGAGGTGCTTGCGCTCCTGGACGAGGCGGACCGTCTCGAAGCTGGCGGTCGAGAAGGTCGTGTAGCCGCCGAGGAAGCCGGTGCCGACGACGAGCTGCCAGGTCTCCGGCAGGACGGTCGCGGTGGCGAGGCCGGTCACCAGACCGAGCAGGAACGATCCCGTGACGTTGATGACGATGGTGCCCCACGGCAGGGCACCGCGACGGCGGGAGCTGATGACCCCGTCGAGCAGGAGCCGGCAGGCGGCGCCGATCCCTCCGGCGAGGGCGAGCGCGACGAACGACAGCGCGGTCACCGGACCGCCCGCCGGCTCCGGCGGTGCGTCGCCGCGGCGACCGCGATGCCGGCCCAGGTCGCGACCGCACCGACGAGGACGGTCGTGAGCCCGTAGCCGATCCCGGCGGCGACGGCGCCGTTGCCCAGCAGCGTCGCGGTGCCGACCGCCAGGGCGCTGTAGGTGGTGAACCCGCCCATGACGCCGGTCCCGAGCAGGAGCCGGGCCGAGCGCCGCCGGCCGCGATCGGGACCGCCCCGCGCGAGGGCGTCGAGCAGGACACCGAGCAGGAAGGCGCCGGTGAGGTTGATCCCGAGGATCGCGTAGGGGATGCCGTCCGCCGACGGTGCCGCCAGGCTGATCGCCTCGCGGGCGCCCGTGCCGAGCGTGCCGCCGAGCAGCACCAGGAGCAGGGAGCCGGCTCGCAGGTGCACCGGTCGGGGACCGCCGGTCGAGGCGGCGGCGCCCGCGGGGTCGGGATCGACGGCCGCGCCGATGTCGGGATCGGTCGGTGTGTGGGCCGGCGCGGTCATCGCTCCTCCTCCGCCCAGGGCAGCGGGGCGTCGAGGCCGACGGGACTCAGCGGGACGACCACGACCGGGCGGTGCTGGCGGTGGGCGAGCTGCGCGGCGACCGAGCCGTTGAAGAACTCGTGCAGCGCCCCGCGGAACCCGGGCTCGCGCGTCCCGATCACGATCATGGCCGCGTCGACGTCGTCGGCGAGCCGCGCCAGCTCGCGCGCCGGGCTGCCGGCCAGCGCACGCGTCGACCACGGGACCTGCCGTCCGGTGAGGGCCGCGGCGATCGCGGAGCGCAGGTCGGGGTCGAACACCTCGACGGCGTCGTCGGCGAGGTCGGGATCGATCGACGTCGCGATGACCGTCCCGGCCGGTCCCGTGTCGATCGGGTAGCGCGCGACGTCGACGGACGCGCACACCAGCTCCGCGCCGAAGCGCTCGGCGAACGTCGCGGCGGTGACGACGACGGCGTCGGGCTGCCCGAGGGCGACACCGACGACGACGTGGGTCCGCGGGGTGGGCATGGGGATCTCCTTCGTTCGACGTGGTTCGACGGGCACGCGGGCGCGCTCGTGCGGCACCGAGGGCGGGGTGGAGGGCCGTGCGGAGGGCATGGCGGGAGCCGGCGCGGAGGTCGCGGCGGGCTCGGTGGCGGAACGGCCCGGGGTGGCGCGCGGGTCGGACGCGGTAAAGGGGTCGCTCGTCGTGCGCGAGCATCGGGTGCCCGATGCGGGGGAGCCCTCGCCGTTGGTGCGCGTCGGGACGCTCTCGGACCGGTGCGTCGGCGCAGCAGACACCCGTGACTCCTCTCGTCACAGGTGCTATCAGCCGAGAACGGCGGTTCGGGCTGTCTGCCCCGGCGAGCGCCATCGCCGTGTCGTCATCCTGGCACGGAACCCGCGACGGGACAACGGTGGGCGTCGCGTGCCCACCTGGGCGCCCCCGGCAGGACTCGAACCTGCAACCTACGGATTAGAAGGCCGTTGCTCTATCCATTGAGCTACGAGGGCACACGACCCGTGTGGGCGGACGGTCACGACGCACACGGCCCACGAGGTCGACGCCAATCCTACGGACTCGCGGCGCCGCGGCGGTCGGGTCGCCGCCCGGTTCTCCGCGGCCGCGGTCGCGGTCGGGCGCCGACCGGCTGCGGCCCCGGCGCCGCCGCGCGGCCCGTCAGGGGTACTGCCCGCGCAGGCGGTGCGCCTCCCAGACCCGGTGCACCGCGAGGCACGTCGCCGCCTCGCGCAGCGAGAGGTCCTGCTGCTTGCCGTAGGTGAGCACGGAGTGCCACGCCATCGTCATGCGGTCGCGCAGGCGCTCGTTGACCTCGTCCTCGGTCCACCAGTACGCCTGGTTCGCCTGCACCCACTCGAAGTAGGAGACGACGACGCCACCCGCGTTGGCGAGGATGTCCGGCACGACCAGCACGCCCTTCGCCCGCAGGATCGCGTCGGCCGCCTTGGTGGTCGGGCCGTTCGCCCCCTCGACGACGAGGCCGGCGCGCACCCGGTCGGCGTTCTCCTCCGTCAGCACGCCCTCCACCGCGGCGGGGACGAGGGCGTCGCACTCGAGCTCGAGCATCGCGCCGCCGTCGATGGCCTCGGCCCCCGCGAACCCGGTGACCGTCCCCGTCTCGTCGACGTGGCGCGCGAGGCGGTGGACGTCAAGTCCCTCGGGGTCGTGGACCGCGCCGTCGATGTCGCTCACCGCGATGACCCGGACGCCGGCCTCGGCGAGCAGGCGGGCCGTGTCGCGCCCGACCTTGCCGAAGCCCTGGACGACGGCGGTCGAGCGCGTGGGCTCCAGGCCGCGGTGCGCCAGCGCGAGGAGCGTGATGTGGGCGACGCCGCGCGACGTCGCCGACGCCCGCCCCAGCGAGCCGCCGACGCTCACCGGCTTGCCGGTGACGACGCCCAGCACCGTGCGACCCTGGTTGACGGAGTAGGTGTCCATCATCCAGGCCATGGTCTGCTCGCTCGTGCCGACGTCGGGCGCCGGGATGTCCTGGTCGGGGCCGATGAGCGGCATGATCTCGCTGGTGTAGCGGCGCGTGATGCGCTCGAGCTCGCCCTCGGAGAAGTGCCGCGGATCGATGTTGATCCCGCCCTTCGCGCCGCCGTACGGGACGTCGACCAGCGCGCACTTCCACGTCATCCACATCGCGAGCGCGCGCACCTCGTCGAGGTCGACGCCGGGCGCGTACCGCACGCCGCCCTTCGCCGGGCCGCGGGTGAAGTTGTGCTGCACGCGGTGGCCGGTGAAGACCTGGGTGCTCCCGTCGTCCATCCGCACCGGGACGCTCACCGTCAGCTCGCGGCGTGGCGTCGCGAGCACGGCGTGCGGACCGGGTCCAAGTCCGAGGTGGTCGATCGCGAAGGCGAGCTGCGCCTGCGCGTCGTCGAGGGGGCCGCCCGGGTGCCCCGCACCCCCTGCCGTCGTCGTGCTCACGGTGCTCACTCCCCAACTCTCATGGTCGCGCATCGCGACCCGCCGGTGGTTCCCGCAGCCCCACGTTAGGCGATCGTGCCGCGCACGGTCACGACGTCCCCGGCGCGGCTGTTTGGTGCCGTGGCACCGCTCGGGCACGCTGAGGGCGTGACGACGCCTTCTTCCGCGCCCGGGTCAGCCGCCGGGCCAGCGCTCGACGTCGCCGTCGCGCTCCGCGCCCAGCTCGGCGCCCTCGACTTCCCGCTCGAGCTGCCCGGCGTCGAGGAGATCCGGACCCTGCGCGACCGGATCACGACGCAGCTCGACTCCCACCTCGTCCCGCGGCTGCGGACGGCGAGCCTGCCGACCATCGTCGTCGTCGGCGGTCCCACCGGAGCCGGCAAGTCGACGCTGGTCAA includes:
- the crcB gene encoding fluoride efflux transporter CrcB, which translates into the protein MTALSFVALALAGGIGAACRLLLDGVISSRRRGALPWGTIVINVTGSFLLGLVTGLATATVLPETWQLVVGTGFLGGYTTFSTASFETVRLVQERKHLAAVLTGLGTLVVTTALAGLGLWLGSLV
- a CDS encoding NAD(P)-dependent oxidoreductase, with amino-acid sequence MSRITVLGGTGYAGGHIVRAAAARGHDVTSISRALPADQVAGVRYVTGSVLDDAVLASAVADAEVVISALAPRGELVGRVRPVLATLAGLAGDAGVRLGVIGGAGSLLVAPGGPRLADTASFPEAFKEEAAEMSAVLDDLRAREDDLDWFYVSPAAGFGSYAPGEATGTYRLGDDVLLADADGTSAISGADLADAVVTEIETPAHHRRRFTVAY
- a CDS encoding fluoride efflux transporter FluC — its product is MTAPAHTPTDPDIGAAVDPDPAGAAASTGGPRPVHLRAGSLLLVLLGGTLGTGAREAISLAAPSADGIPYAILGINLTGAFLLGVLLDALARGGPDRGRRRSARLLLGTGVMGGFTTYSALAVGTATLLGNGAVAAGIGYGLTTVLVGAVATWAGIAVAAATHRRSRRAVR
- a CDS encoding Glu/Leu/Phe/Val family dehydrogenase, with product MSTVSTTTAGGAGHPGGPLDDAQAQLAFAIDHLGLGPGPHAVLATPRRELTVSVPVRMDDGSTQVFTGHRVQHNFTRGPAKGGVRYAPGVDLDEVRALAMWMTWKCALVDVPYGGAKGGINIDPRHFSEGELERITRRYTSEIMPLIGPDQDIPAPDVGTSEQTMAWMMDTYSVNQGRTVLGVVTGKPVSVGGSLGRASATSRGVAHITLLALAHRGLEPTRSTAVVQGFGKVGRDTARLLAEAGVRVIAVSDIDGAVHDPEGLDVHRLARHVDETGTVTGFAGAEAIDGGAMLELECDALVPAAVEGVLTEENADRVRAGLVVEGANGPTTKAADAILRAKGVLVVPDILANAGGVVVSYFEWVQANQAYWWTEDEVNERLRDRMTMAWHSVLTYGKQQDLSLREAATCLAVHRVWEAHRLRGQYP
- a CDS encoding winged helix-turn-helix transcriptional regulator, translated to MTQPVWDPLVRDCPSRRLLDRIGDRWTVLVVGVLADGRLRFSEIQHAVDGVSQKMLTQTLRALERDGLVARTVFPQVPPRVEYELTDVGRSLLGPLRALTDWATEHMSGVLDARGSYDEAQARDELAAH
- a CDS encoding universal stress protein gives rise to the protein MPTPRTHVVVGVALGQPDAVVVTAATFAERFGAELVCASVDVARYPIDTGPAGTVIATSIDPDLADDAVEVFDPDLRSAIAAALTGRQVPWSTRALAGSPARELARLADDVDAAMIVIGTREPGFRGALHEFFNGSVAAQLAHRQHRPVVVVPLSPVGLDAPLPWAEEER